The genomic DNA TGGCGTCGAAGCTGCGGTCGCACAAGTCCTCGAGCGCGCGCATCCGCGCGCGTTCGTACGCGTCGGCGGGGAACACAGGCGGCTTCGGGTAGGCGTCTTCGAGGTACTCGCAGATAATCGTCGAGTCGGCGATGACCCTGCCATCGTCGAGCACCAGCACGGGAACTTCGGCGCGCTCGCTCGCCCGACGCAGGTCCTCCTTGCGGTCGAGCGAGTAGCAGCGCTCGGCCGTCTCACACGCAAGCCCCTTGTATTCGAGCACCATCCTGACTTTGCGCGCGTACGGGCTGGTCGCATAGGTGAACAGTTTCATGAATTGGTTCCTCCGCTGGGCGGCGGGCTCCAAAAAAAATCTATCGCGCGCTGAGGCCGCCGTCGACGATGAGCTCGGTGCCGGTGATGTACGAGGCGTCGTCGGAGAGCAGAAAGACGATCGCCTTGGCGACCTCCCACGGCGTACCCTGGCGGCGCATCGGGATGCGCGGCGCGACCGCCTCCTCGCGGTCGCCGATCAGCCGGCGCACCATCGAAGAATTGATGAGTCCGGGCAGGACGGTGTTGACGCGGATATTGTGGCGGGCGTGGCTGACCGCGACCGAGCGCGTCATCGCCAGCAGCGCGGCCTTGGTCGTTTCGTAGGGCAGCCCCGAGCCGGTGCGCAGCGCGGCCAGCGAGGAGACGTTGACAATCGCGCCGCCGCCGGCTTTGGCGATCTCGGGCACCGCGTATTTCATCGTCAGGAAATGGCCGCGCATGTTGACCTCGACCATGGTGTCGAACTGCTCGCTGGTGGTGTCGAGCAGGCGGCCGCCGATCGCGATCCCCACGTTGTTGACCAGCAGGTTGAGCTTGCCGAAGACGCGCACGGCCGCCTCGCAGGCGCGCCGGCAGTCGTCTTCGCGGGTGACGTCCGCCGCGATGGCCTCGGCCTGTCCGCCGTCGGCGCGGATCGCCGCCGCTGTCTCGCCGGCGAGCTCGATCGAACGGTCGGCGACCATCACCGACGCGCCTTCGCGAGCGCATAGGATCGCGGTGGCGCGGCCGTTGCCGATCGAAAGCGTCTCGCCCTTATTGGGTGGGCCGTCGGCGCCTCCGCCGACGATGAGAGCGACTTTTCCGTCGAGGCGGCCCATCGCGAACGTCCTCCCGTGCGTGCGGCGATGCGCGAGTCATAGCGCAGATCGGCTTTGGATGCACGGGGCGCCGCGCAGGGAGCCAGGCTGATTCGCAGCCGCGTCGTCTAGGAGGTCATCAGCGACGAGAGAACGTTCGGGTCCTGCGAGCCTGTTGCAAAACAGGTCGGGCTTGCTGATCACGGTAACGCTCGCGGATTCACCCGTTGGAATCGTTATCTGCGGCCGCAGAAGGTGTCGCCACGCCCTTGAGCACACTGACCGTGCTGCTGCATGCGTTGGTGACCCACACGCTTCCGCTTGAGTCAATCGCCATATTTTCGGGACAGGCGCCGACCTTGAACTCCGCAATGAGCGCGCCCGAGGAGTTGAACTCAAGCACGTTGTTAGACTCCTGATTGGCCACGAATACATTGCCCGCTGCGTCAATGGTGACGCCTCGCGGGCCCATTCCCACGGCCTGACGTCGGATTGGCGCGAACGACGGCGCAGCGGCGAAAACTGACACGTGATCGATGCTTTGCACGGACTGCCACAAATTTCCGGACAGATCGATGTCATTTCCGGTCGGCTGGAGGCCAACCGAACCTTGCGGAATGGTAGCGAGCGGCGCGCCCGCCGAATTGAGCACGCTTACGGTGCCGCTGTAGTAGTTGCCGATCCAGAAATTGCCGGTCTTGTCTCTGGCAACTGCATGTGGCGCCTCGCCGGTCGGAAAGGTGTTGATGAGAGCGCCGGTGCCACCATCTAACTCGGCAATCGTGTTGCTCCCCTGGTTGGTAACCCAGATGTTTCCCGAGGCGTCGAATTGCGCGTGCTGGGGCCCGTCGCCGCCGGTACAGAAGGTCCCGATCAATGCGCCGTGGCTGTTGAGCGCCGTCACCGTCCCGCTGGTGGCGCCGGGACACGAGGTGGGAGCGCCCGGGCCGCCGCCCGCAGTGTTCTGGATCCAGATGTTGCCTGTCCCCGAGCGGTCGATTTTCAGTCCGTGCGGTCGCTTGCCAACCGGAAATGTGGCCAGAACAACCCCCGCGCTGCTGAGCTCGGCAACCCTGTTGCTGTATCGATTGGCGATCCAGACGTTGTCGGATTTATCGATCCCGATGCCTTCCGGGTAATTGCCGCCGGAGGCGAAGCTTACTACGGACGGCGTCGGAGCGGGCGGCGGAGTCGACGAATGATCGCTGCCGCATGCATAAGTTCCGAAGATGAGGAAGCAAAATTCAGCCGGAAGAAGATATTTGCGCAGCAAGACATCTCCGTGTGACCGGAATGCGGTTGGGGAGCTTTCAAGCTAATCAGCGCCTAAACGAAGGTCAAGTTTCCAATCGCGACGCTCGGACGCCTCTTTGCCAGCGGCGCCCTTGCCGAATTGTGCCATGCCGAATCACTGCGCTCTGCAGCCTCAAACGGCTCCCGAGCGGCGTGCCGCCGCGCCATTCGGTATGCTGCACAGAAGCAGATAACCTCAGCCGACCATCTTGCGCTTGAGCGCCGCGTAGGTGTCGAGCAGCGGCAGCACCTTATCAGCGGGCGCTGGCGGCAATCCGAAAATCAGGTCGTGGAAGCCGATCTCCATCAGCTTCTTGGCCTCGTCTTCACGCCCGGGCACGGCAAAAACCGACAACCTCAGCGACTCGAAGCGCCGCCCTGCGCGGTTTGCCACCTCGCGCAACTGACCGACGCCTTCGGCCAGCGTATGGTCGCGTCGGTAGATCGGCATCCAGCCGTCGCAGTAATCGACCACCCGCTCGAAGCAGCGCTTGGCCTCGGAGCCGAGCAGCACCGGAGGGCCGCCCTGCTGCACGGGCTTGGGAAACGCCCACATCGGCGGAAAGTTGACGTGCTCGCCATGAAACTCGGCCGGGTCCGTGGTCCAAATCGCGCGCATCGCGAGCACCCGCTCGCGCAGGACACTCCAACGCTTGCGGAAGTCGGTACCGTGATCCGCCATCTCCTCGGCGTTCCATCCGCCGCCGATCCCGAGCACGAGCCGCCCGCCCGAAATCGTATCGAGCGAGGCGCACTCCTTGGCGAGCACAATCGGGTCGCGCTCGACGACCAGGCAAATCCCAGTACCGAGCTGGATGCGCTTGGTCACCGCAGCGGCAGCGCCCAGCGCAACGAATGGATCGTGGGTGTGCCAATATTCGGTCGGTAGATCGCCGCCGCCCGGCCATGGGCTGCGCCGGCTCGTCGGGATATGGGTATGTTCGGGGAAATAGAGCGAGTCGAGTCCGCGCTCTTCGACTGCGCGCGCCAGCTCGATCGGCTGGATCGCATAGTCGGTCGGGAACATCATCACGCCAAACGTTGTCGCCATCGTCGTCGCCTCCGGTCGCTGATGCGCGTGGCGCATCGCGGCGGTACTTCCGCATATCACGAGCGCGCCCGTCCGCCCAAACTGCGTGAGTGTGCCGGCTTAGACTCGCGCATTTGGAAGGCTTTGCAACTTGATGCGCGCTGGGGCAGTTTGATCGGGGGAAAGCTGGACGCCCGGCGGCAAGCACGCCGCCCGCGATCCGCGCGCCCGCAAACGGGAAAGCGCCGTGGTGGCGCCGGGATCATCGCACAGCGAAAGCTTCGTCGAGCTGGCCGACCTCAGGGTCCATCTGTACAAGGGCGGCGCCGGCGCTCCCCTGCTCGTGCTCCATCACGAGATCGGGACGTCCGGATGGGTCGCGTTCTACGAGGAGCTGGCGCGCCATTTCACGGTCTACGTCCCCGAGCATCCGGGCTTCGGACGTTCCGAGCGGCCGGCGTGGATGCGCACGGTGCGCGAGATGGCGATCGTCTATCTGTGGCTGCTGCGCGAGATCGGACTTGAGCGCGTGGCGGTCGTGGGGCTCGGTTTCGGCGGATGGGTCGCGGCCGACATGGCGATGATGAGCCAGCGGCAGTTCACCCGGATGGTGCTGGTCAATCCGATGGGCATCCAGCCCGAGCGCGGCGAAATCCTCGATCAGTTCGTCATCAACACCATCGACTATATTCGCGCGGGCTTCGCCGACCAGGCCAAATACCTGATGGTGTTTACCGAGCGGCCGGGAATCGAGCAGCTCGAAGCGTGGGAGATCAACCGCGAAATGACCACGCGCATCGCGTGGAAGCCGTATATGTTCGAGCAGGCGATGCCGCATCTGGCGCGAGCGATCGCGACGCCCACGCTGATCCTGCACAGCCGGCACAACCGTATCGTGCCGGCCAACTGCGCCGAGCGCTACGCCGCCGCGATCGCGGGCGCGCGGCTGCGGATGCTCGAAGGCTGCGGCCACTTCGCAGAGCTGGAAAAGCCCGAGGAACTGGCCAACCTCATATACGACTTTGTAAGCGGCTAGCGGCAGTGACCTGGGCGCGGCCGGATAGCGCGATGCCCGTTGGCAGCCGCAGGGGAGGGCAACGACGATGCATCTGATGTATTTTACGGAGCAGCCGATGTCGGCCTACCCGCAGGAGGAGGGCGAGAAGTTCGGCTACACCGCGCTCATCTTTCCCAACAAGTTCTTCGATCCCGAAACAGGCAGCAGGCTCTACAACGAGCGCATCGTCGAGTACCAGCTCGCCGAGGAGTCCGGATTCGACGGCATCATGCTCAACGAGCATCACAACGCGCCGTTCTGCATGCAGGCCAAGTGCAACATCATGGCTTCGATCCTCGCCGCGCTGACCCGGCGCGTGAAGCTGGTGCTGCTCGGCAACCCGCTGCCGATCGCCGACAACCCGGTGCGCCTGGCCGAGGAGCTCGCGATGATCGACATGATCTCGCGCGGTCGGCTGGTCTCGGGCTTCGTGCGCGGCGGAGGCGTCGAGTCGCTCGCGACCAATACCAACCCGGCCTACAATCGCGAGCGCTTCGAGGAGGCCCACGACCTCATCATCAAAACCTGGACCGTGCCCGGGCCGTTTCGATGGGAGGGCAACCACTATCAGTTCCGGGTGGTCAATCCGTGGGCGCTGCCGCTTCAGAAGCCTCATCCGCGCGTTTGGATCCCGGGTGTCTCCAGTCGCGAAACGATCGTGTGGGCGGCCGAGCATCGTTACCCCTATCTCGCGCTCAACACCTCGATCGAGGACAGCAAGAAGATCTGGGCGCTGTACGACGAGACCGCGCTGCGCGCGGGCTACGAGCCGGGGCCGGAAAACCGCGGTTATCTTATCCGATGCCATGTCGCCGAGACCGAGGAGAAGGCGCTGCGCAACGCGCGCGAGTTCATGTGGATGCAGGGCGAGTTCACCGGCCTGCTCGATCCGATCTGGTCGGCGCCCTCGGGCTACCTCGGGCCGTGGGCGCGCAAGGGGCTCGCCGAGTCGCGCGCGGGACTCAGGCGCAAGCCGGGGGGCGGCGGACCGTCGTTCGAAAAGCAGCTTGAAATGATGCTCATCATCGCGGGTACGCCCGCGCAGGTGGTGTCGAAGCTGCGTGTCATTCTGGAGGAGACGCGCCCGTCGATCCTCGCGCTGTGGGGCAACGACGGCCGGGTCAGCCA from Candidatus Binataceae bacterium includes the following:
- a CDS encoding SDR family NAD(P)-dependent oxidoreductase, whose protein sequence is MGRLDGKVALIVGGGADGPPNKGETLSIGNGRATAILCAREGASVMVADRSIELAGETAAAIRADGGQAEAIAADVTREDDCRRACEAAVRVFGKLNLLVNNVGIAIGGRLLDTTSEQFDTMVEVNMRGHFLTMKYAVPEIAKAGGGAIVNVSSLAALRTGSGLPYETTKAALLAMTRSVAVSHARHNIRVNTVLPGLINSSMVRRLIGDREEAVAPRIPMRRQGTPWEVAKAIVFLLSDDASYITGTELIVDGGLSAR
- a CDS encoding alpha/beta hydrolase; the encoded protein is MAPGSSHSESFVELADLRVHLYKGGAGAPLLVLHHEIGTSGWVAFYEELARHFTVYVPEHPGFGRSERPAWMRTVREMAIVYLWLLREIGLERVAVVGLGFGGWVAADMAMMSQRQFTRMVLVNPMGIQPERGEILDQFVINTIDYIRAGFADQAKYLMVFTERPGIEQLEAWEINREMTTRIAWKPYMFEQAMPHLARAIATPTLILHSRHNRIVPANCAERYAAAIAGARLRMLEGCGHFAELEKPEELANLIYDFVSG
- a CDS encoding LLM class flavin-dependent oxidoreductase, which encodes MHLMYFTEQPMSAYPQEEGEKFGYTALIFPNKFFDPETGSRLYNERIVEYQLAEESGFDGIMLNEHHNAPFCMQAKCNIMASILAALTRRVKLVLLGNPLPIADNPVRLAEELAMIDMISRGRLVSGFVRGGGVESLATNTNPAYNRERFEEAHDLIIKTWTVPGPFRWEGNHYQFRVVNPWALPLQKPHPRVWIPGVSSRETIVWAAEHRYPYLALNTSIEDSKKIWALYDETALRAGYEPGPENRGYLIRCHVAETEEKALRNAREFMWMQGEFTGLLDPIWSAPSGYLGPWARKGLAESRAGLRRKPGGGGPSFEKQLEMMLIIAGTPAQVVSKLRVILEETRPSILALWGNDGRVSHEDSKSCIRLMGAEVLPRLREIGKRLELFSPFELDTPVSLQFTPGGQPAQAPAPA
- a CDS encoding LLM class F420-dependent oxidoreductase, which encodes MATTFGVMMFPTDYAIQPIELARAVEERGLDSLYFPEHTHIPTSRRSPWPGGGDLPTEYWHTHDPFVALGAAAAVTKRIQLGTGICLVVERDPIVLAKECASLDTISGGRLVLGIGGGWNAEEMADHGTDFRKRWSVLRERVLAMRAIWTTDPAEFHGEHVNFPPMWAFPKPVQQGGPPVLLGSEAKRCFERVVDYCDGWMPIYRRDHTLAEGVGQLREVANRAGRRFESLRLSVFAVPGREDEAKKLMEIGFHDLIFGLPPAPADKVLPLLDTYAALKRKMVG